One stretch of Lysinibacter cavernae DNA includes these proteins:
- the glpK gene encoding glycerol kinase GlpK yields the protein MTAHIVLDGEDVRLPDNAHSVDYVLSIDQGTTSTRAIIFDHAGTVVATGQLEHDQIFPQAGWVEHDATQIWDNVREVIGLALAKASLTRHNIAAIGITNQRETAVVWNKHTGKPIYNAIVWQDTRTQAIANRLAGEEGVTRFSKTVGLPLATYFSGTKIVWMLENVEGARELANNGDLLFGTTDTWVLWNLTGGVDGGVHVTDVTNASRTLFMDLKTLDWSDEILAEFGVPRSMLPEIKSSSEVYGYAHSSSLLREVPVAGILGDQQAATFGQAAFEAGEAKNTYGTGNFLIVNTGEEIVHSTNGLLTTVAYQLAGEPPRYALEGSIAVTGSLIQWLRDNVGMISSSAEVEDLAATVPNNGGAYFVPAFSGLFAPHWRPDARGALVGLTRFVNKGHIARAALESTAYQTTEVLDAVNADSKVPLTALKVDGGMTANSTLMQFQADMLGVPVVRPVVAETTALGAAYAAGLAVGFWSGLDELRGNWQEDRRWEPSLDRAERDRLYRNWKKAVTKTLNWVDDDVL from the coding sequence ATGACTGCCCACATCGTTCTCGACGGAGAAGATGTTCGCCTGCCCGATAACGCTCATTCGGTGGACTACGTCCTCTCAATCGATCAGGGCACAACCTCTACCAGGGCGATCATCTTTGATCACGCTGGCACGGTCGTTGCCACGGGTCAGCTTGAGCACGACCAGATCTTTCCGCAGGCCGGATGGGTTGAGCACGACGCCACACAGATTTGGGACAACGTTCGTGAGGTGATCGGTCTCGCGTTGGCAAAAGCTAGCCTCACCCGGCACAACATCGCGGCCATCGGAATCACCAACCAGCGTGAGACGGCCGTCGTGTGGAACAAACACACCGGCAAGCCGATCTACAACGCCATCGTGTGGCAAGACACACGAACGCAGGCCATCGCGAACCGACTCGCCGGAGAGGAAGGCGTCACGCGGTTCTCGAAGACGGTTGGGCTGCCGCTCGCTACCTACTTCTCTGGAACCAAGATTGTCTGGATGCTCGAAAACGTCGAGGGCGCCCGCGAGCTTGCAAACAACGGCGACCTCCTCTTTGGCACAACAGACACCTGGGTGCTGTGGAACCTCACCGGTGGCGTCGACGGGGGAGTGCACGTCACCGACGTGACCAACGCATCCCGCACCCTCTTTATGGATCTCAAGACCCTCGACTGGAGCGACGAGATCCTCGCCGAGTTTGGCGTGCCGCGCAGCATGCTGCCTGAGATTAAGAGTTCGTCAGAGGTATACGGCTATGCGCACAGCTCGTCGCTGCTCCGGGAGGTTCCTGTGGCCGGCATCCTTGGCGACCAGCAGGCGGCAACCTTTGGACAGGCGGCCTTTGAAGCTGGCGAGGCAAAGAACACGTACGGCACCGGCAACTTTCTCATCGTGAACACCGGCGAAGAAATTGTGCACTCGACCAACGGCCTCCTCACCACCGTTGCCTATCAACTTGCAGGAGAGCCGCCGCGCTATGCGCTTGAAGGTTCCATCGCGGTAACCGGCTCGCTCATCCAATGGCTGAGGGATAACGTCGGTATGATTTCCTCGTCGGCGGAGGTCGAGGACCTGGCCGCGACCGTGCCAAACAACGGTGGTGCCTACTTCGTGCCCGCGTTCTCGGGCCTCTTCGCCCCGCACTGGCGGCCGGATGCTCGTGGCGCCCTCGTCGGGCTCACTCGCTTCGTGAATAAGGGCCACATCGCCCGCGCCGCCCTCGAATCCACCGCCTACCAAACGACCGAGGTGCTCGACGCGGTCAACGCCGATTCCAAGGTGCCGCTCACGGCGCTCAAAGTGGACGGTGGGATGACGGCCAACAGCACCCTCATGCAGTTCCAGGCTGACATGCTCGGGGTGCCGGTCGTTCGCCCTGTTGTGGCCGAAACAACGGCACTTGGCGCCGCCTATGCGGCAGGCCTTGCGGTCGGCTTCTGGTCGGGCCTCGACGAGCTGCGCGGCAACTGGCAGGAAGACCGGCGCTGGGAGCCCTCCCTCGACCGCGCCGAGCGCGATCGCCTGTACCGCAACTGGAAAAAGGCTGTCACCAAGACCCTCAACTGGGTCGACGACGACGTGCTCTAG
- a CDS encoding glycerol-3-phosphate dehydrogenase/oxidase gives MNAKTTPSSAETSTRESVRALAAKPRASVVVIGGGINGIATFRDLALQGVDVILVERGDWCSGASSASSHMIHGGIRYLENGEFRLVRESVQERNGLLQIAPHYVKPLPTTVPIFSTFSGILSAPMRFLTHRQGKPNERGAFLIKAGLVLYDSFSRGSKHSDAGQVPRHKFAGRRKSLAELPKLNHDLKYTATYFDASMHDPERLALDVLMDGLAAGPHARAANYVEAIGMDGSGVIVRDTQSGETMTLAADVIVNTSGPWTDLTNEALGMETKYMGGTKGSHIVLDNTELLEATGGHEIFFEHSDGRIVLIYPLKGRVMVGTTDIDADPSMPSVCTEEEVDYFFDLIRHVFPTVEVDREQIVYRFSGIRPLPRHDDTQPGFVSRDYRIERRGGTMAGARKTPTVLSLVGGKWTTFRALAEHLSQEVLTALGLDREVSTAGMPIGGGKGFPRTDAARAEWVRKHRGGLSAERTDELLTRYGTRAEPLIDYLDEHGDVPLIHAAHYSRQELDYLIETEFVVSILDVIMRRTSLAFVGSVTAPLIDELADVLAADLGWSAAERRQQVEATRQSLEHDHGVRLEASHDSSTVVS, from the coding sequence ATGAACGCCAAGACGACACCGTCCTCCGCCGAAACCTCGACCAGAGAATCCGTCCGAGCGCTCGCCGCGAAGCCGCGAGCCAGCGTTGTTGTCATCGGCGGTGGCATCAACGGCATCGCAACCTTCCGCGACCTGGCACTACAGGGCGTTGACGTCATCCTCGTCGAACGCGGCGACTGGTGCTCGGGGGCATCCTCCGCCTCAAGCCACATGATTCACGGAGGCATCCGCTACCTCGAAAACGGCGAGTTTCGTCTCGTACGCGAATCGGTGCAGGAGCGCAACGGACTGCTCCAGATCGCGCCGCACTACGTGAAGCCCCTGCCAACGACGGTTCCTATCTTCAGTACGTTCTCCGGCATCCTGAGCGCCCCGATGCGCTTCCTCACGCACCGCCAGGGCAAGCCAAACGAGCGTGGAGCCTTCCTTATCAAGGCCGGCCTCGTACTGTACGACTCCTTCTCGCGCGGCTCGAAGCACTCGGACGCTGGGCAGGTGCCCCGCCACAAATTTGCAGGTCGCCGAAAGTCTCTTGCCGAGCTGCCTAAGCTCAACCACGATCTGAAGTACACGGCAACCTACTTCGACGCGTCAATGCACGACCCAGAGCGCCTCGCGCTCGATGTGCTCATGGACGGCCTCGCCGCGGGACCGCACGCCCGCGCCGCTAACTATGTCGAAGCAATCGGCATGGACGGCTCAGGCGTTATCGTGCGCGATACCCAGTCTGGCGAAACCATGACCCTCGCAGCCGATGTGATTGTGAACACGAGCGGCCCATGGACCGACCTCACCAACGAGGCCCTCGGCATGGAAACCAAGTACATGGGCGGGACCAAAGGCTCTCACATCGTGCTCGACAATACCGAGCTGCTTGAGGCCACCGGCGGCCACGAAATCTTTTTTGAGCACAGCGATGGTCGCATCGTGCTCATTTACCCGCTCAAGGGACGCGTCATGGTTGGCACAACAGACATCGACGCCGACCCGAGCATGCCAAGCGTCTGCACCGAGGAAGAGGTTGACTATTTCTTCGACCTCATTAGGCATGTGTTCCCAACCGTCGAGGTTGATCGTGAGCAGATCGTGTACCGTTTCTCCGGCATCCGGCCGCTGCCTCGGCACGATGACACGCAACCTGGGTTCGTTTCGCGCGACTACCGCATCGAGCGGCGTGGCGGAACCATGGCCGGCGCGCGCAAGACGCCAACCGTGCTGAGTCTGGTTGGCGGCAAATGGACCACGTTCCGCGCGCTCGCAGAACACCTCAGTCAGGAAGTGCTCACGGCGCTCGGACTCGACCGCGAAGTGAGCACCGCAGGGATGCCGATTGGCGGCGGCAAAGGATTCCCACGCACCGACGCCGCACGGGCAGAATGGGTGCGCAAACACCGCGGCGGCTTGAGCGCCGAGCGGACCGACGAACTCCTCACCCGCTACGGCACGCGAGCGGAACCACTTATCGACTACCTTGACGAGCACGGCGACGTGCCGCTCATCCATGCCGCACACTACTCGCGCCAAGAGCTCGACTACCTGATTGAAACCGAGTTTGTGGTCAGCATCCTCGACGTGATCATGCGCCGCACGAGCCTCGCCTTTGTTGGCTCGGTGACTGCCCCACTGATCGACGAGCTTGCCGATGTGCTTGCTGCTGACCTCGGCTGGAGCGCCGCAGAGCGCCGCCAACAGGTTGAGGCAACCAGACAGTCGCTTGAGCACGATCACGGCGTTCGGCTCGAGGCGTCACACGACAGTTCAACGGTAGTCTCGTAA
- a CDS encoding sugar-binding transcriptional regulator yields MTDFTAESTQKVRAAITAATHYYLENWTMEAVASEMGVSRSSVSRLLSYARDEGLVEISVHSPFIAPSLLEQDLRNRFGIAATVVSVPDSVNETDRLERVALAAARLLGDAFDSNMSLGVAWGATISAVARNLSPKPTRSSQIVQLNGAANSRTTGIMYADDILRRFGEAFTSDVLQFPVPAFFDNPATREALWQERSINRILETQRNVDIALFSVGSPRAEVTSHVYSGGYLDRTDFVSLTQQNVVGDVSTVFYRGDGTWADIPLNARASGPGLDVLRAIPRRICVSSGPTKIPSLLGLLAGNVVTDLVLDEESARGLVDA; encoded by the coding sequence GTGACTGATTTCACTGCGGAAAGCACCCAAAAGGTGCGCGCGGCGATCACAGCGGCCACGCATTACTACCTTGAGAACTGGACAATGGAGGCGGTCGCCTCAGAGATGGGCGTCTCGCGTTCATCCGTCTCACGGCTCCTGTCCTACGCCCGAGACGAGGGCCTCGTGGAGATCTCCGTCCACTCGCCATTTATAGCCCCCTCGCTCCTTGAGCAAGACCTGCGCAACCGGTTTGGTATCGCGGCAACGGTCGTTTCGGTCCCCGATTCGGTCAACGAAACCGATCGACTCGAGCGCGTCGCCCTCGCCGCTGCGCGACTCCTTGGTGACGCGTTCGACTCCAACATGTCGCTCGGCGTCGCATGGGGTGCGACCATCAGTGCGGTTGCCCGCAACCTCTCCCCAAAACCAACACGTTCGTCACAGATTGTGCAGCTGAACGGGGCCGCAAACTCGCGGACAACGGGAATCATGTATGCCGACGACATCCTCCGTCGATTTGGAGAAGCCTTCACCTCTGATGTCCTCCAGTTTCCGGTTCCCGCGTTTTTTGACAACCCGGCGACGCGCGAGGCCCTCTGGCAGGAGCGCAGCATCAACCGTATTCTCGAAACGCAGCGCAACGTTGATATCGCGCTCTTTAGTGTCGGTTCACCGCGGGCAGAGGTCACGAGCCACGTCTATAGCGGCGGCTACCTCGATCGGACCGACTTCGTCTCGCTCACCCAGCAGAACGTCGTCGGCGACGTCTCAACCGTCTTCTACCGGGGCGACGGCACCTGGGCTGACATCCCCCTCAACGCACGGGCCTCCGGGCCTGGGCTGGATGTGCTTCGCGCCATCCCCCGCCGCATTTGTGTCTCATCCGGCCCGACAAAAATCCCAAGCCTCCTCGGGCTGCTCGCTGGCAACGTGGTCACCGATCTGGTGCTCGACGAGGAAAGCGCACGCGGCCTGGTTGACGCCTGA
- a CDS encoding MarR family transcriptional regulator, which yields MTVEPEESKPARASARRNSLVELCHDFRIANARLNRRLRQEKADNRLTDGQLSALGALSTHGPQTLSQLSEHERVTLPSASRTVNSLEQAGLVGRSGSADDGRKVMLSVTDAGEAVMSEVRRQRDEWLVKRVSKLTPAQRQTLAEATELMKEITQS from the coding sequence GTGACTGTTGAGCCAGAGGAATCCAAGCCAGCGCGAGCATCCGCTCGCCGAAACTCGCTTGTCGAACTCTGCCACGACTTCCGGATCGCCAATGCACGACTCAACCGCAGACTCAGGCAAGAAAAGGCAGACAACCGCCTGACCGACGGACAGCTCTCCGCTCTTGGCGCACTCTCGACACACGGCCCGCAGACGCTGAGCCAGCTGAGCGAGCACGAACGCGTCACACTCCCGTCGGCCAGCAGAACGGTGAACTCGCTCGAGCAGGCAGGACTCGTTGGCCGCAGCGGCAGCGCAGACGACGGTCGAAAGGTCATGCTCTCCGTTACAGACGCCGGCGAGGCAGTCATGTCTGAGGTCCGAAGGCAGCGCGACGAATGGCTCGTCAAGCGCGTCAGCAAACTTACCCCTGCCCAGCGGCAGACACTGGCAGAGGCCACCGAATTGATGAAGGAGATTACCCAGAGTTGA
- a CDS encoding MFS transporter — protein MFRSLKGVNYRIWFAGALVSNIGTWMQRTAQDWIVLTQLTNHNATSVGVVMALQFGPQLLLMPWSGLIADRFDRRKLLMLTQTLMGALALGLGIITVTGVVELWHVYGFALGLGIVAAIDAPARQTFVSELVSHDDLPNAVALNSASFNGARLLGPAAAGLLTVAVGAGWVFLINAVTFAFTVFAMMMLRKDKLKPQPRASRERGQLLQGFKYVWRRPDIVVVLITVFLVGTFGFNFAIFTSTMATIEFHKGAGEFGLLSSIMAIGSVVGALLAARRGTPRLRMILLGSVAFGLACGAAALMPTFGTFAAVLAVVGLSSLTLMTTANAYVQTTTEPVMRGRVMALYMAIFAGGTPLGAPLVGWVSDEFGPRWAIGVAALSGLLAGAIILFWLIKYRGLRVKYRMRQSPRMVVYYGAPEPKDEETATREIAIIEATTPR, from the coding sequence ATGTTCCGGTCCCTGAAAGGTGTGAACTACCGCATCTGGTTCGCCGGCGCGCTCGTCTCGAACATCGGCACCTGGATGCAGCGAACGGCCCAGGACTGGATCGTGCTCACGCAGCTCACCAACCACAACGCAACCTCGGTTGGCGTGGTGATGGCTCTCCAATTCGGGCCGCAGCTTCTGCTCATGCCGTGGTCGGGGCTCATTGCGGATCGATTCGATCGGCGCAAGCTGCTCATGCTGACGCAGACGCTCATGGGTGCCCTCGCGCTTGGCCTCGGCATCATTACGGTGACCGGGGTTGTTGAGCTCTGGCACGTCTACGGCTTTGCACTCGGCCTCGGGATTGTTGCGGCCATCGACGCCCCGGCGCGACAGACGTTTGTGAGCGAGCTCGTCAGCCACGACGACCTTCCCAACGCCGTCGCCCTCAACTCGGCATCCTTCAACGGCGCCCGCTTGCTCGGCCCTGCGGCCGCGGGGCTCCTGACCGTGGCCGTTGGCGCAGGATGGGTATTCCTCATCAACGCGGTGACGTTCGCCTTCACGGTATTCGCGATGATGATGCTCCGAAAAGACAAGCTCAAGCCGCAGCCTCGGGCATCCCGCGAGCGCGGGCAGCTGCTGCAGGGCTTCAAGTATGTGTGGCGGAGGCCAGACATCGTTGTTGTCCTCATCACCGTCTTTCTTGTTGGCACGTTTGGCTTCAACTTCGCCATCTTCACCTCGACCATGGCGACCATCGAGTTTCACAAGGGCGCCGGCGAGTTCGGGTTGCTGAGCTCGATCATGGCCATCGGTTCGGTAGTTGGCGCGCTGCTCGCGGCCAGGCGAGGCACGCCACGACTGCGCATGATCCTGCTCGGTTCCGTGGCGTTTGGCCTGGCCTGCGGGGCGGCCGCGCTCATGCCAACGTTTGGCACCTTCGCGGCCGTGCTGGCCGTTGTTGGGCTCTCCTCGCTGACACTCATGACCACGGCAAACGCCTACGTTCAAACGACAACAGAGCCAGTCATGCGCGGCCGAGTTATGGCGCTCTACATGGCGATCTTTGCCGGCGGAACTCCGCTCGGCGCACCCCTCGTCGGCTGGGTATCCGACGAGTTTGGGCCCCGCTGGGCCATCGGTGTCGCCGCCCTTTCTGGGCTCCTCGCCGGTGCCATCATCCTGTTCTGGCTCATCAAATACCGAGGTCTTCGGGTCAAGTACCGCATGAGGCAGTCGCCACGCATGGTTGTCTACTACGGCGCCCCTGAGCCAAAGGACGAAGAAACAGCAACCCGCGAAATCGCCATCATCGAGGCAACAACCCCGCGCTAG
- the ribD gene encoding bifunctional diaminohydroxyphosphoribosylaminopyrimidine deaminase/5-amino-6-(5-phosphoribosylamino)uracil reductase RibD, with the protein MTLTQDSPAAVAAMARALELAGRGPSGNPNPQVGCVILDANGETVAEGWHQGAGTPHAEVMAIANLAPEWRNHDNARQLTAVVTLEPCNHTGRTGPCAEAILSAGIGSVIYAVSDTGVASGGGAQRLMDAGVTVSGGLLANEVSHFIGPWLTFARTGRPHVILKWASSLDGRAAANDGTSQWITGPEARADVHVRRSAVDAIVVGTGTALADNPSLTARYPDGTLMLKQPIPVVVGKRSIPADAALHAHPQSPIIFHGTNLDLLLHELGDRGIRTVLVEGGPTLASAFIRAGLVDEVHAYLAPVLLGGSRLALDELGVATIDQAIRLTPFSTTVLGNDVRIIAHPIIAHPAALHHDSTLSPATATKEEN; encoded by the coding sequence ATGACACTCACCCAAGACTCCCCCGCCGCAGTGGCGGCGATGGCGCGGGCCCTTGAGTTGGCCGGCCGCGGACCAAGCGGCAACCCAAATCCTCAGGTCGGATGCGTCATCCTTGACGCAAACGGCGAAACCGTTGCCGAGGGCTGGCACCAGGGGGCAGGCACCCCGCACGCCGAAGTCATGGCAATCGCAAACCTGGCCCCAGAATGGCGCAATCACGACAACGCTCGGCAGCTCACCGCTGTGGTCACGCTTGAGCCGTGCAACCATACCGGCCGAACCGGCCCATGCGCAGAAGCGATTCTTTCTGCCGGAATCGGTTCAGTGATCTATGCGGTCAGCGACACCGGCGTAGCATCGGGGGGCGGCGCGCAGCGGCTGATGGATGCCGGAGTCACCGTATCCGGCGGCCTCCTCGCCAACGAGGTTTCGCACTTCATCGGCCCGTGGCTCACGTTTGCCCGCACGGGTCGGCCACACGTCATCCTCAAATGGGCTTCCAGCCTCGACGGGCGCGCTGCGGCAAACGATGGCACAAGTCAGTGGATTACGGGACCAGAGGCCAGGGCAGACGTGCACGTGCGCCGCTCCGCGGTTGACGCAATCGTCGTTGGCACTGGCACCGCTCTTGCCGATAATCCTTCGCTCACCGCGCGCTACCCAGACGGAACGCTCATGCTCAAACAGCCGATCCCCGTTGTGGTCGGCAAGCGCAGCATCCCCGCCGATGCCGCGCTGCACGCGCATCCGCAGTCCCCAATCATCTTTCACGGAACCAACCTTGACTTGCTCCTCCACGAGCTTGGCGACCGCGGCATCCGCACCGTACTTGTTGAGGGCGGTCCAACGCTCGCGAGCGCGTTTATACGGGCTGGCCTCGTCGACGAGGTGCACGCCTATCTCGCGCCAGTATTGCTCGGCGGCTCGAGGCTGGCGCTCGACGAACTTGGCGTAGCCACCATCGACCAGGCCATCAGGCTGACGCCGTTCAGCACCACGGTTCTTGGCAACGACGTGCGCATCATCGCGCACCCCATCATCGCGCATCCCGCTGCCCTTCATCACGATTCAACGCTGTCGCCCGCAACAGCGACCAAGGAGGAA